A window of the Branchiibius hedensis genome harbors these coding sequences:
- a CDS encoding MarR family winged helix-turn-helix transcriptional regulator, translating into MTDDPLALENQVCYGLALAARGIIGAYRPVLEPLGLTHPQYLVMLALWEHHPQSNRQLSDALRLDPGTITPLIKRLEREGYVTRQRQPGNERTLDIDLTERGIALRERAIHVPSIMIRRLGLQQAELPALAETLHGLIAAADDPLPLTDDEQAALTPPR; encoded by the coding sequence GTGACCGACGACCCGCTCGCCCTGGAGAACCAGGTCTGTTACGGCTTGGCCCTCGCTGCCCGCGGCATCATCGGTGCCTATCGCCCGGTGCTGGAGCCGCTCGGTCTGACCCATCCGCAGTACCTGGTGATGCTCGCGCTGTGGGAGCACCATCCGCAGTCCAACCGGCAGCTCAGCGATGCCCTGCGACTGGATCCGGGCACGATCACTCCGCTGATCAAACGGCTGGAGCGGGAGGGGTACGTGACCCGGCAGCGCCAACCGGGCAACGAGCGCACCTTGGACATCGACCTCACCGAGCGCGGAATCGCCCTGCGAGAGCGAGCAATACACGTCCCCAGCATCATGATTCGGCGCCTCGGCCTTCAGCAGGCGGAGCTGCCCGCCCTCGCCGAAACCCTCCACGGCCTGATCGCGGCCGCCGATGACCCGCTGCCCCTCACCGACGACGAGCAGGCCGCGCTCACTCCACCTCGCTGA
- a CDS encoding ROK family transcriptional regulator has translation MADQSPVTSGLPDAGGSSTPPRSAASARVIDMGSAGHVLALIRHFGSLTRADILRSTGLARSTVTSRIDALEGAGLITTKEAVAHGRGRPAERFSFNRAGGVFLIAHAGATGVQVAATDLEGTELWREHVNAAVTELSPTQWLSQVSRRFTAALQATGHNASAVRGIGLALPGPVDFEARTLVRPPIMSGWDSYPLADWFADAYEAPVVVENDVNAMALGEQRVRFRQDQALVMVKLATGVGAGIVIGGEIYRGADGAAGDIGHIQLADSGEDPPLCRCGNFGCIEAYAGGWALIRDLRAAGRQIDTVAEAVSLIHSGDQEAMRLSRRAGRILGVALSDVVSLLNPGRLVIGGELADAASHLFAGIREQIYARSLPLATRQLDIVPSTLGPSAGLSGLAAAIADQVFAPSRIDARLGDH, from the coding sequence GTGGCTGATCAAAGCCCTGTGACGAGCGGACTGCCGGACGCCGGAGGGAGCAGCACGCCGCCACGATCTGCCGCATCAGCTCGCGTGATCGACATGGGCTCCGCAGGTCACGTGTTGGCGTTGATCAGGCACTTCGGCAGCCTTACCCGCGCCGACATCCTGCGCAGTACGGGCCTGGCCCGCTCCACGGTGACGTCCCGGATCGATGCCCTCGAGGGCGCCGGCCTGATCACCACCAAGGAAGCTGTTGCGCACGGCCGCGGCCGACCAGCAGAGCGGTTTTCGTTCAACCGAGCTGGTGGCGTGTTCCTCATCGCCCATGCTGGCGCTACCGGCGTACAGGTAGCTGCCACCGACCTTGAGGGCACCGAGTTATGGCGCGAACACGTCAATGCGGCGGTCACCGAACTGAGTCCCACCCAATGGTTGAGCCAGGTCTCCCGGCGCTTTACCGCTGCTCTACAGGCCACGGGCCACAACGCCTCCGCGGTGCGTGGGATCGGGCTCGCCCTGCCCGGACCCGTCGATTTCGAGGCGCGCACCCTGGTGCGCCCGCCGATCATGTCCGGATGGGACAGCTACCCACTGGCGGACTGGTTCGCTGATGCATACGAGGCGCCCGTCGTGGTGGAGAACGACGTCAACGCGATGGCCCTGGGCGAGCAACGGGTGAGATTCCGACAGGACCAGGCTCTGGTCATGGTCAAGTTGGCTACCGGCGTCGGGGCTGGGATCGTCATCGGCGGCGAGATCTACCGGGGCGCGGACGGTGCCGCAGGCGACATCGGTCATATTCAGCTGGCCGATAGTGGCGAAGACCCGCCACTGTGTCGTTGCGGGAACTTCGGATGCATCGAGGCGTACGCCGGGGGGTGGGCACTCATCCGCGACCTGCGTGCCGCCGGACGCCAGATCGATACCGTCGCAGAGGCAGTGTCGCTGATCCATTCCGGCGACCAGGAGGCAATGCGGCTGTCACGACGGGCCGGACGCATCCTGGGGGTGGCGCTTTCGGATGTCGTGAGCCTGCTCAACCCCGGTCGATTGGTCATCGGCGGCGAGCTTGCAGATGCCGCGTCGCACCTGTTCGCGGGAATCAGGGAACAGATCTACGCGCGGTCCTTGCCGCTGGCGACGCGCCAACTGGACATCGTCCCCTCCACTCTCGGCCCGAGCGCTGGGCTCAGCGGTCTGGCCGCGGCGATCGCCGACCAGGTGTTCGCGCCGAGCCGGATAGACGCCCGTCTCGGCGATCACTGA
- a CDS encoding ABC transporter permease yields the protein MTSSPSTLHPEKAVMQQPSLPTDRAGAELALGGPSLGTRVSEALRDPGRWADWAALIGLVVLVIVFQSLNSTFLSSTNIQAMLVASAILIVLSVGQTFVIATAGIDLSIASTMTLAAVVFGFAFVHGWGLVAAILLAICAGAFVGILNGTLISRGKITDFIVTLGTLSAASGLALVIANGKPVTIISEPLLRLSTGTVGIFGYSFLIALAIAVVAHVVLFHTRFGTYVLATGGNSEAANASGINTKRIKTAVYAISGLLAGVGAILLVARVGAAEPAANTSFLLNSVAAVVLGGVSLFGGRATIAGPVIGALLLTALVNGLTLLGVSQFYQPLAVGIVVVLAAFLTRFQK from the coding sequence ATGACTTCATCCCCATCGACCCTCCACCCTGAGAAGGCAGTCATGCAGCAGCCGTCGTTGCCCACCGACCGAGCCGGTGCCGAGTTGGCGCTGGGTGGACCTTCCCTCGGAACGCGGGTCTCCGAAGCGTTGCGTGATCCCGGTCGGTGGGCCGACTGGGCTGCGCTCATCGGTCTCGTCGTCCTTGTCATCGTCTTCCAGTCGCTGAATTCGACCTTCCTGAGCAGCACCAACATCCAAGCGATGCTGGTCGCCTCCGCGATCCTGATCGTGCTGTCCGTTGGGCAGACGTTCGTGATCGCCACCGCCGGTATCGACCTGTCGATCGCCTCGACGATGACGCTTGCCGCGGTCGTTTTCGGGTTCGCATTCGTTCACGGTTGGGGTCTTGTCGCAGCGATCCTGCTGGCCATTTGCGCAGGGGCGTTCGTCGGCATTCTCAACGGCACCTTGATCTCCCGTGGAAAGATCACGGACTTCATCGTGACGCTGGGTACCTTGTCGGCCGCGTCCGGGCTCGCTCTGGTGATCGCGAACGGTAAACCGGTGACCATCATCAGCGAGCCGTTGCTCCGACTATCCACCGGGACCGTCGGCATCTTCGGGTACAGCTTCCTGATCGCCCTGGCGATCGCGGTGGTCGCCCACGTAGTCCTCTTCCACACCCGGTTCGGCACCTACGTGCTCGCCACCGGTGGCAATAGCGAGGCGGCCAACGCCTCAGGCATCAACACCAAGCGAATCAAGACCGCGGTCTATGCCATCAGTGGGCTACTCGCCGGAGTTGGGGCGATCCTGCTCGTCGCACGAGTGGGCGCCGCTGAGCCGGCAGCGAACACATCCTTCCTGCTCAACTCCGTTGCAGCGGTGGTCCTCGGTGGGGTCAGCCTGTTCGGTGGCCGCGCAACGATTGCCGGTCCGGTCATCGGTGCTCTCCTGCTGACCGCCCTGGTCAATGGTTTGACCCTGCTTGGTGTTTCGCAGTTCTACCAGCCACTCGCGGTCGGCATCGTCGTGGTGCTCGCCGCATTCCTGACGAGGTTCCAGAAATGA
- a CDS encoding substrate-binding domain-containing protein, which yields MNHTLLGRSVLAAGSTVALLTVAACGSTSSTGSSGGGSATDSLKIGAVIKGLDNPFFQAMESGIQEGSKTENASVSVQAAASISDTTGQADKLSSMAGQDYNCFIINPITGTNLVQGLAQLSTKKVPLINIDSPIDAAAAKAAGANIATYIGTDNTAAGEMGGAEMAKLLPSGGDVALIGGTSGDVTSAARLDGFKKGIPANINVVQTVAADWDRQTALTKATDLITAQPNLKAFFVANDDMGLGVAKAIANANKKGQIKVISVDGIKDGLEGVKSGDISAVVAQYPFVIGQMGAEACKAAHEGKTLPTKVTAPVQVVTSANVDKALSSAPKPAESYADPIADLLK from the coding sequence ATGAATCACACGTTGCTTGGCCGGTCCGTTCTCGCCGCGGGCAGCACCGTCGCGCTCTTGACGGTCGCCGCTTGTGGCAGCACCAGCAGCACCGGCTCCTCCGGCGGTGGGTCGGCGACGGACTCGCTCAAGATCGGCGCGGTCATCAAGGGGCTGGACAACCCGTTCTTCCAGGCCATGGAGTCGGGGATCCAAGAGGGCAGCAAGACCGAGAACGCGTCGGTGAGCGTGCAGGCGGCTGCGTCCATCAGTGACACCACCGGACAGGCAGACAAGCTCAGCAGCATGGCCGGCCAGGACTACAACTGCTTCATCATCAACCCCATCACTGGCACGAACCTGGTGCAGGGGTTGGCACAGTTGTCGACCAAGAAGGTGCCGTTGATCAACATCGACAGCCCGATCGATGCAGCTGCGGCCAAGGCAGCCGGGGCGAACATCGCGACGTACATCGGAACCGATAACACGGCGGCCGGCGAAATGGGTGGTGCGGAGATGGCCAAGTTGTTGCCCTCCGGCGGGGATGTCGCCCTCATCGGCGGCACCAGCGGCGACGTCACGTCGGCGGCGCGCCTTGATGGGTTCAAGAAGGGGATCCCCGCGAACATCAACGTCGTTCAGACCGTTGCCGCCGACTGGGACCGCCAGACCGCCTTGACCAAGGCGACCGATCTCATCACGGCACAGCCCAACCTCAAGGCCTTCTTCGTGGCCAACGACGACATGGGGCTGGGCGTCGCGAAGGCCATCGCCAATGCGAACAAGAAGGGTCAGATCAAGGTCATCTCCGTCGACGGCATCAAGGACGGCCTTGAGGGCGTGAAGTCGGGCGACATCTCCGCTGTCGTTGCGCAGTACCCCTTCGTGATCGGGCAGATGGGCGCTGAAGCCTGCAAGGCGGCCCACGAGGGAAAGACTCTGCCGACCAAGGTGACCGCACCCGTGCAGGTCGTCACCTCAGCCAATGTGGACAAAGCTCTGTCGTCCGCGCCCAAGCCAGCCGAGTCCTACGCGGACCCGATCGCTGACCTGTTGAAGTGA
- a CDS encoding LysR family transcriptional regulator ArgP — translation MTPDAVQVQTFVAVVDHGSFDAAARVLNVTPSAVSQRIRGLENALGQTLVERALPARATAAGERLLRYARQVQVLHDDLEGDLDAASVGIRVVSISVNADSLATWFLPAFDRVTREHAITLELHREDEQSKAAMLRAGRVMAAVTADRRPVVGCRSTRLGVMRYRAVASPAYVDDWLSGRPHLAQGAPIVTFDRSDDLQHNYFRTSTGNALGAPRHYIPSTTEHRTAVLLGLGWGMIPEIFCSSLLAEGALVDLTPGRTLDVPLHWQRWKVASTLLDTVTELVAGAARSALA, via the coding sequence ATGACCCCCGATGCCGTCCAGGTGCAGACCTTCGTCGCCGTGGTCGATCACGGAAGTTTCGATGCGGCGGCGCGGGTACTCAACGTCACGCCGTCGGCGGTATCTCAACGTATTCGTGGTCTGGAGAACGCCCTGGGGCAGACGTTGGTCGAGCGGGCCCTGCCGGCTCGAGCGACCGCCGCAGGCGAACGCTTGCTGCGCTACGCACGCCAGGTGCAGGTGCTTCACGATGACCTCGAGGGCGATCTGGACGCCGCGTCCGTCGGGATTCGCGTCGTGAGCATCTCGGTCAACGCGGATTCACTGGCGACCTGGTTCCTTCCCGCGTTCGACCGGGTAACTCGCGAGCACGCGATCACGCTCGAGCTGCATCGTGAGGATGAGCAATCCAAGGCAGCGATGCTGCGGGCGGGGCGCGTGATGGCCGCCGTGACCGCCGATCGTCGCCCCGTGGTCGGCTGCCGAAGTACCCGGCTGGGAGTGATGCGGTACCGCGCAGTGGCCAGCCCGGCGTACGTCGATGATTGGCTCTCCGGGCGCCCGCACCTCGCGCAGGGCGCCCCGATCGTGACCTTCGATCGGTCAGATGACCTGCAGCACAACTACTTCCGTACTAGTACCGGCAATGCTCTGGGTGCTCCACGGCACTACATCCCGTCGACGACGGAGCACCGCACGGCGGTCCTGCTGGGACTTGGCTGGGGCATGATCCCGGAGATCTTCTGCTCGTCGTTGCTGGCGGAGGGTGCGTTGGTGGACCTGACGCCCGGTCGCACCCTCGACGTCCCGTTGCACTGGCAACGCTGGAAGGTTGCCTCGACGCTGCTGGACACCGTGACCGAGTTGGTGGCCGGTGCAGCGCGGTCGGCGCTGGCCTGA
- a CDS encoding LytR C-terminal domain-containing protein: MPANRPTTGLERARRRRERRTLIAIVGALILVGVAVTYAAAYVTGLAPGSKPPAPPASCVRTTPPPAPQSLFTLNVYNASKDQGVAKRTAAALRSRDFTVGAVSNDPYGEQLDGVGELRFGAAGAAYAKQYVLPLFPGATLQQDGRTGTSVDVVLGGDAPSVSEGTPTPTQTLPADCAQYE; encoded by the coding sequence ATGCCCGCCAACCGACCGACCACGGGTCTGGAGCGCGCTCGCCGACGCCGCGAGCGCCGTACGCTCATTGCCATCGTCGGTGCCCTGATCCTGGTGGGCGTTGCGGTGACGTACGCCGCGGCGTACGTCACGGGGCTGGCCCCCGGTAGTAAGCCGCCGGCCCCGCCGGCCAGTTGTGTGCGGACAACCCCGCCCCCCGCGCCGCAGTCGCTCTTCACGCTGAACGTCTACAACGCCTCGAAGGATCAGGGTGTGGCGAAGCGGACCGCCGCAGCACTGCGCTCCCGGGACTTCACGGTGGGTGCGGTGAGTAATGACCCGTACGGCGAGCAGCTCGACGGCGTGGGTGAGTTGCGATTCGGGGCTGCGGGCGCGGCGTACGCCAAGCAGTACGTGTTGCCGCTCTTCCCCGGGGCGACGCTGCAGCAGGACGGACGCACGGGCACCTCGGTGGACGTGGTGTTGGGTGGCGACGCGCCGTCGGTCAGCGAAGGTACGCCGACCCCCACCCAGACCTTGCCGGCCGACTGCGCACAGTACGAGTAG
- a CDS encoding MFS transporter: MAQTQGDQELGTITTDIPARLDRLPWARWHWIIVIGLGTVWVLDGLEVTIVGNLSDVLKDSTHGLGLSSSQIGLAGAVYVAGSCIGALFFGQLTDRFGRKKLFIITLLVYLVGTVLTAASMNPAWYFACRFITGLGIGGEYAAVNSAIDELIPAAFRGRIDITINGSYWLGAAAGSLLTIPLLDPQLVNPEFGWRFCFALGAILGVGVLFVRRNVPESPRWLFIHGREDEAEEIVGGIEKRVEHEDHVSLPDVDKTLKIRQRHTIGLTTIARTVFTEYPRRTILCLGMFIGQAFLYNAFFFTFGDTLQTFLGVGQTGWYLAAFAISNFAGALILGPLFDKVGRKIMISATYIVSGVILAIAGLLLGNLTAVTLTIFGMVAFFVASAGASSAYLTASEIFPMETRALCIAFFYAIGTAAGGISGPLLFGKLIDNASAAKDITGIAPGYYLGAALMVVGGILALFLSVDAAQKSLEDIAAPISEVE, translated from the coding sequence ATGGCACAAACGCAGGGGGACCAGGAACTCGGCACGATCACCACGGACATACCGGCTCGATTGGACCGGCTGCCGTGGGCCCGATGGCATTGGATCATCGTCATCGGATTGGGCACCGTATGGGTGCTCGACGGGCTCGAAGTCACCATCGTCGGCAACCTGTCCGACGTCCTCAAGGACTCGACGCACGGGCTCGGGCTGAGCAGTTCGCAGATCGGTCTGGCCGGTGCGGTGTACGTCGCCGGATCGTGCATCGGCGCGCTCTTCTTCGGTCAGCTCACCGACCGGTTCGGCCGCAAGAAGCTGTTCATCATCACGCTCCTGGTCTACCTGGTGGGCACCGTGCTCACCGCTGCGTCGATGAACCCGGCGTGGTACTTCGCCTGCCGCTTCATCACCGGGTTGGGTATCGGAGGGGAGTACGCCGCGGTGAACTCCGCGATCGACGAACTCATCCCGGCGGCCTTCCGGGGACGGATCGACATCACCATCAACGGGTCGTATTGGCTTGGGGCGGCGGCTGGTTCGCTTCTGACGATCCCATTGCTGGACCCGCAGTTGGTGAACCCGGAATTCGGCTGGCGGTTCTGCTTCGCACTCGGCGCGATCCTCGGGGTCGGGGTGCTCTTCGTGCGGCGCAACGTGCCCGAGTCGCCACGCTGGTTGTTCATCCACGGTCGCGAGGACGAGGCCGAGGAGATCGTCGGCGGGATCGAGAAGCGGGTCGAGCACGAGGATCACGTGTCGTTGCCGGACGTCGACAAGACGCTCAAAATCCGGCAGCGGCACACCATCGGGCTGACGACCATCGCTCGGACCGTCTTCACCGAGTACCCCCGCCGCACCATCTTGTGCCTGGGCATGTTCATCGGTCAGGCGTTCCTCTACAACGCGTTCTTCTTCACCTTCGGCGACACGCTCCAAACCTTCCTCGGAGTCGGTCAAACCGGTTGGTACCTGGCGGCGTTCGCGATCAGTAACTTCGCCGGCGCATTGATCCTCGGTCCACTCTTCGACAAGGTGGGGCGCAAGATCATGATCTCCGCGACGTACATCGTCTCGGGCGTCATCCTGGCGATCGCCGGTCTCCTGCTCGGCAATCTCACCGCAGTCACGCTGACGATCTTCGGCATGGTCGCCTTCTTCGTAGCCTCGGCGGGTGCCAGCTCGGCGTACTTGACGGCGTCGGAGATCTTCCCGATGGAGACGCGGGCGCTGTGCATCGCGTTCTTCTATGCGATCGGTACGGCGGCCGGCGGCATCAGCGGTCCGCTGCTCTTCGGCAAACTGATCGACAACGCGTCGGCGGCCAAGGACATCACGGGTATCGCCCCCGGTTACTACCTGGGCGCGGCCTTGATGGTGGTCGGCGGGATCCTGGCGCTCTTCTTGTCGGTGGATGCGGCGCAGAAGTCGTTGGAGGACATTGCCGCCCCGATCAGCGAGGTGGAGTGA
- a CDS encoding type II toxin-antitoxin system VapB family antitoxin: MIFKAVGEGRPYPPHDLVTPRDWRDITPRMVRLDELITTKRTLDLGALLSEDSTFYGDIFAHVVQWNGDLYLEDGLHRALRAALHQRPVLHARVLVL; the protein is encoded by the coding sequence GTGATCTTCAAGGCTGTCGGGGAGGGCCGCCCCTACCCACCGCACGACCTCGTGACCCCGCGGGACTGGCGGGACATCACGCCTCGCATGGTCCGCCTCGATGAGTTGATCACCACCAAGCGAACCCTTGACCTCGGCGCGCTGCTGTCCGAGGACTCCACCTTCTACGGCGACATCTTCGCCCACGTCGTGCAGTGGAACGGTGACCTCTACCTCGAAGACGGACTGCACCGGGCGCTGCGGGCGGCGCTGCACCAGCGACCCGTGCTGCACGCCCGGGTGCTCGTCCTCTGA
- a CDS encoding helicase HerA-like domain-containing protein, which produces MTNDSTPDTGPDAAEPAAQPEVAQPAAQPEAAETAASPEAPAAPAATSDAPAAAEATSAPETPTQQPEWIATVAAGYKTDGAALGLGPALFDGTIYPEAIVRIPLSTLNRHGLVAGATGTGKTKTLQVMAEQLSLHGVPTFIADIKGDVSGVASPGESNEKILARTAALGQKWTPTAYPTEFFSLGGQGKGIPMRATVSDFGPTLLSKVLGLNATQESSLGLIFHFADSKGWLLLDIKDLTAVIQYLLSDEGKAELKGLGGLSSATAGVILRNLIAFTDQGADVFFGEPQFQTADLLRLSPDGRGLINVLELPAVGDKPALFSTFLMWLLADLFQELPEVGDVDKPKLVFFFDEAHLLFNDASKAFLASIEQTVKLIRSKGVGIFFVTQVPKDVPANVLAQLGSRVQHAMRAFTPDDAKALKATVSTFPHSDYDLGKLLTELGTGEAVVTVLSEKGAPTPVAWTRMIAPQSLMAPSPDSTIDAVVSASQLAPKYRDAVDRESAYEILSGRAAAGGQAAPVPDQSVTPTAPAQPAAPRQPAPKKEPKPEPSALDQVLNSAPMKSAMRSAGTVIGRELSRTIFGTLLRK; this is translated from the coding sequence GTGACCAACGATTCAACTCCTGACACGGGCCCGGACGCTGCAGAACCAGCCGCTCAGCCGGAGGTTGCACAGCCGGCCGCTCAGCCGGAGGCTGCAGAGACGGCCGCTTCGCCCGAGGCTCCAGCTGCTCCTGCGGCGACGTCGGACGCACCTGCCGCGGCCGAGGCAACCAGCGCGCCGGAGACGCCCACGCAGCAGCCGGAGTGGATCGCTACCGTCGCTGCTGGCTACAAGACTGATGGAGCGGCCCTCGGGCTCGGTCCGGCCCTGTTCGACGGGACGATCTATCCCGAGGCCATCGTGCGGATTCCGCTGTCCACACTGAACCGGCACGGTCTGGTGGCCGGTGCGACGGGCACCGGCAAGACCAAGACGCTTCAGGTGATGGCCGAGCAGTTGTCCCTGCACGGCGTACCCACCTTCATCGCCGACATCAAAGGGGACGTTTCGGGCGTCGCCAGCCCCGGCGAGTCGAACGAGAAGATTTTGGCTCGCACCGCTGCGCTCGGGCAGAAATGGACGCCCACGGCGTACCCGACCGAATTCTTCTCCCTCGGCGGTCAGGGCAAGGGCATCCCGATGCGGGCTACGGTCAGCGACTTCGGGCCGACGTTGCTGTCAAAGGTTTTGGGGCTCAACGCGACTCAGGAGTCAAGCCTCGGGCTCATTTTCCACTTCGCGGACAGCAAGGGCTGGCTGCTGCTGGACATCAAGGACCTGACGGCGGTGATCCAGTACCTGCTGTCAGATGAGGGCAAGGCGGAACTCAAGGGGCTCGGTGGTCTGTCGTCGGCGACGGCCGGGGTGATCCTGCGCAATCTGATCGCCTTCACCGACCAGGGCGCCGACGTGTTCTTCGGTGAGCCGCAGTTCCAGACCGCGGACCTGCTGAGGCTGTCGCCGGACGGGCGTGGGCTCATCAACGTGCTGGAGTTGCCAGCGGTTGGCGACAAACCGGCGCTCTTCTCGACCTTCCTGATGTGGCTGCTGGCCGATCTGTTCCAGGAACTGCCCGAGGTGGGTGACGTCGACAAGCCGAAACTGGTGTTCTTCTTCGACGAAGCGCACCTGCTCTTCAACGACGCGTCCAAGGCGTTCCTCGCCTCGATCGAGCAGACTGTGAAGCTGATCCGGTCCAAGGGTGTCGGCATTTTCTTCGTGACGCAGGTGCCCAAGGATGTTCCGGCAAATGTGTTGGCGCAGTTGGGTAGTCGGGTGCAACACGCGATGCGTGCCTTCACTCCGGACGATGCGAAGGCGCTCAAGGCGACCGTCAGCACGTTCCCGCACAGCGATTACGACCTGGGGAAGCTGCTGACCGAGCTGGGCACCGGTGAGGCCGTCGTGACCGTGTTGTCGGAGAAGGGTGCGCCGACCCCGGTCGCGTGGACCCGGATGATCGCGCCGCAGTCGTTGATGGCGCCCTCACCGGACAGCACCATCGATGCAGTCGTCTCGGCCTCCCAGCTGGCACCCAAGTACCGCGACGCGGTAGACCGGGAATCGGCGTACGAGATCCTGTCGGGGCGCGCGGCCGCTGGAGGTCAAGCTGCCCCGGTTCCGGATCAGTCCGTGACCCCCACCGCCCCGGCGCAGCCGGCGGCGCCCCGACAGCCGGCGCCCAAGAAGGAGCCGAAACCGGAGCCGTCGGCGCTGGACCAGGTGTTGAACTCCGCGCCGATGAAGTCAGCGATGCGTTCCGCGGGCACCGTCATCGGCCGCGAACTGTCGCGGACCATCTTCGGGACGTTGTTGCGGAAGTAG
- a CDS encoding LytR C-terminal domain-containing protein, which yields MRLRGTGAASAVLVALLGCSAVTACGSSDEPKASTKATNSCTPLPKPTAAIAANTIPVRVFNASDTGGLAQDIAIELRARQFRVLSAGNYTGDATPAPYAMIIYGSVGKQVALTLAQQVKNPQLVEDNRVDPSVDLVLGAKFALIPVPPPPAAKVQLNVYNTTAVTGLASDVANQLKARGFKVLDTGNDPAGRFWPTDTAVILYGKEGEPYARRVALQIKGSRMVEDDRSGTVVDLDLAAKWTGLVPVAQATPAPSPSNSSC from the coding sequence ATGCGGTTGAGAGGCACAGGGGCGGCGTCGGCCGTGCTCGTTGCGCTGCTCGGATGCTCCGCCGTGACGGCGTGCGGGTCTTCCGATGAACCCAAGGCCTCCACGAAGGCGACCAACTCCTGCACACCGCTGCCGAAACCGACCGCAGCCATCGCCGCGAACACCATCCCCGTTCGCGTCTTCAATGCCAGCGACACCGGCGGCCTGGCCCAGGACATCGCGATCGAGCTGCGGGCCCGCCAGTTCCGGGTGCTGAGCGCGGGCAACTACACCGGGGACGCGACGCCTGCGCCGTACGCCATGATCATCTACGGATCGGTCGGCAAGCAGGTGGCACTCACGCTCGCCCAGCAGGTCAAGAATCCACAACTGGTCGAGGACAACCGGGTGGATCCGTCGGTGGATCTGGTCCTCGGGGCGAAGTTCGCGCTGATCCCCGTTCCCCCGCCGCCCGCCGCCAAGGTTCAGTTGAACGTCTACAACACGACGGCCGTCACAGGACTGGCCAGCGACGTCGCGAACCAACTCAAGGCGCGCGGATTCAAAGTGCTCGACACCGGCAACGACCCGGCCGGTCGCTTCTGGCCGACGGACACAGCCGTCATCCTCTACGGCAAGGAGGGCGAGCCCTACGCCCGCCGAGTTGCTTTGCAGATCAAGGGATCACGGATGGTGGAGGACGACCGTTCAGGAACCGTCGTCGACCTTGACCTAGCCGCCAAATGGACCGGTCTGGTGCCGGTTGCCCAAGCAACCCCGGCCCCCAGCCCGAGCAACTCCTCCTGCTGA
- a CDS encoding LysE/ArgO family amino acid transporter — MVPAVILCIASDAALIVAGVAGLGALTARAPWLLTVLQWLGVTWLIGYAVLSARRCLHGVRAPASLEATAVAPAALRTVLLTTAAFTWLNPHVYLDTMLLIGSLANAHPGGRWWVAAGAITASAVWFAALGGGARLLRPLFRRPFTWPVIDGTIAATMGVLALKLAFH, encoded by the coding sequence GTGGTGCCGGCGGTCATCCTCTGTATCGCGTCGGACGCCGCGCTCATCGTCGCCGGGGTCGCCGGACTCGGCGCACTGACGGCCCGCGCGCCCTGGCTGCTCACGGTGCTGCAGTGGCTCGGGGTCACCTGGCTGATCGGCTACGCAGTGCTGTCCGCCCGGCGGTGCCTACACGGCGTACGCGCACCGGCCAGCCTGGAGGCGACGGCGGTCGCCCCCGCCGCACTGCGCACGGTGCTGCTGACCACCGCCGCGTTCACCTGGCTGAACCCGCACGTCTACCTCGACACGATGTTGCTGATCGGATCGCTGGCCAACGCCCACCCGGGCGGCCGCTGGTGGGTCGCCGCCGGCGCGATCACCGCCAGCGCGGTGTGGTTCGCGGCACTGGGCGGCGGCGCTCGGTTGCTGCGCCCGCTCTTCCGTCGCCCGTTCACCTGGCCGGTGATCGACGGCACCATCGCGGCCACCATGGGCGTC